The Pelobacter seleniigenes DSM 18267 genomic sequence CGGGCATTCGGGTCCTGAGCCAGAATAGCATCAAGTACAGCATCGGAAATCTGATCGGCAACCTTGTCAGGATGTCCTTCGCTGACGGACTCCGAAGTAAAAAGAAAATCGGTCATGGCCATAGTGAATGTCCTCCTACTGACGTCTTAAAGTGTTAAAAACCTGCGGATACTAATGAGGTTAAGCCTCTTGAGTCAACCTTTTTTATATTCCTGGACCTGAAAATGATATCCGCTCATTTCAGATCGGTCAAAACCGGTCTGCTTCTGGCCGCTTGGCGATTTGATTTGATAGCAGCAACGGCTTAGATGATGGGGCGGTCAAAAATGTCCGGCAGCAGCTTGCGCATGTCTTCATCAATCTGGCAGGACACCTCTTTGCTGGTTGCCAGCTGCAGCAGTTTTTCCACCAGCAATTCACCATCGCGACGGGAAACTTGCCTTAACACCCGCTTAACCCGCGGTACGCAGGACGGATTCATAGACAGTTCATGAAAGCCGAGTCCGACCAGGACCATAGCGTAGAGCGGCTCACCAGCCATTTCTCCGCAAATACACACATGAATTCCGGCATTGTTGGCAGCATCGCAAGTCGCCTTCAGGGCCCGCAGGATGGCTGGATGCAGGGGGTCGTAAAGATAGGCAACATACTCATTCCCCCGATCCACGGCAAGGCAATACTGAATCAGATCATTGGTTCCGACGGAGAAGAAATCAACCTCCCGGGCCAGCAGCGGTGCAATCAATACAGCCGATGGCGTTTCAACCATGATACCAACTTCGAGATCGGGATCATATTTCAATCCTTCCTGCTCCAGTTCCACCGCCGCATCCCGCAGCATGCGTTTACAGGCCCTGATTTCCGCAACCCCGCTGATCATGGGAAACATGATACGGACCTTGCCGTAATGGGAGGCCCGCAGAATGGCCCGCAATTGAATCCTGAACAGGGTAACTTCCCGCAGAGAGAAACGAATCGCCCGCAGTCCCATGGCCGGATTACATTCATCAGCCAGATTCAATTCGGGAACGAATTTATCTCCGCCGATATCAAGGGTCCGGATCGTCACCGGATGCTCCGGCATAATCTGCAGCACCTGACAGTAAGTCTGGAATTGTTCCTCCTCGGAAGGGGGCGTACTGCGTCCCAGGTAGAGAAATTCAGTCCTAAACAGGCCGACCCCTTCCGCCGCATGCTTACATGCCAGGGCAAACTCTCCCGGTAGTTCCAGATTACCGCGCAGTGCTATGGTGCAGTTGTCCGTGGTCCTGCCAGGTAACTCACGAAGCCTCTCCAGTTCGCGCTCAAGGTCCTCGAAGGATTGCTTGCGATTGCGATATTCCTGCACAGTCGCCGGCGAAGGATTGAGGACCACGACCCCGCTGGAACCGTCAATGATGATCGGCATCCGCTCGGTCACCAGCGCGGTAATATTCTCCAGCCCGACAATGGCCGGGATATCAAGGGAACGCGCCAGAATAGCGGTGTGTGAAGTGCGCCCCCCTTTATCGGTCAGAAAGCCGAGAATATTGGAGCGGTCCATCTGCATGGTCTCTGCCGGGGACAGGTCATGGGCGACAACCAATGATCTACGCCCGATCTGCCCGAGACTACGCTCGCTGGCTCCGGCCAGGATCCGCAGCAACCGATCACCGACGGCATCGACATCGGAGCGCCGCTCACGCAGATACTCATCCTCAATATTGTCGAACAAAGCACGCAGCTTATCAAGGGTACGTGACAAGGCGGCTTCGGCATTAAGAAGCTTACGGATCGCCTGTTCCGTTCCCTTGACCAGCATGTCGTCATCAAGGATCAGCAAGTGCGTTTCCAGAATATACAAATGCTCCCGCAGATGCTCCTGCTTGGAAACGGCTCGCTTTATATTGTTCAGCTGTTCCCGGGCTTGGTTGAGTGCAGAGCGAAAACGTTGCAGTTCGGTATCAACCAGGTCGGGAGAGATCTCAGCGGCATCAATGGCCGGCCGACTGGCGAGCAGACAGACTTCTCCGATACTGATTCCCGGAGAAACCCCGATGCCGACCAGATAGGTATCCTGAGTGATCTCAATCTTCGCCAAAGCCATCCTCAATCAATGCGGCGATACGGACCATCGCCTGGTCTTCGTCACTCCCCGCTACGGTCACCTCGATATCCGTTCCCTGGGGCGCGGCAAGTAGAAGAATCCCCATAATACTCTTGCCGTTGACCTCGACCTCATCCTTGATCAGGGTCACTTCAGAGCTAAATTTATTGGCTGTCTGCACCAGTTGGGCAGCAGCCCTGGCATGCAATCCAAGACGGTTCTTAATCGTAAAATTTCGGCTTAACATTTATCGTCCTTACATTTCAAGCCACTGAATTACATCGGCCCAGAATAACCCGGCCATGAATATGATCAGTGCAATAATATAAATCATCCAAAGGGTGGACACCCCTTTTCTGGCAAGATACGCCAACAATACCATCGGTAGCAGGGTCAGCAGTCCTAACCAGGTCGCGAGAGACTGCCGTCCCAAATGAGAAAAAACCATGAAGGCACTCAACCCGCCCAGGACAACCACCGCAGCCTCCTTGGTATGGATGGCCCAGTCCGGCAGGCTGTTTTGTTGAATGAACTCTACCGAGTTCATTCCTTGCCGATAGCCCCGGGCAAAGAAAACAGTCCGGAACCAGAAGGGGACCAGGTTGAACAGCAGTAGAAAAACCAGGGAGGACCAGAGAAATCCTTTGACCGCGAAAAACAGGCTCACCCCTGCGGCCAGAGGTCGCAAACCGCCCCAAAACAAGGCATCGCCGATGGCCGCGTAAGGCGCCGCGACAATTTCCTTGAAATCATCGATATCCACTGCAGGGGTGTCGCCGGCCGCCTGTTTTTCCTCGAGCTTCAACACCGCCCCGGCCACCAGCGGGGTCAGGTAGGGGTGGGTATTGAAATAGCCGACATAGCGTCGCGCCACGGCCAGCAGCTGGCTTCCGGAATACAGTTTCCGCAACCCTGGAAGCAGAGCATAAAAGAACCCCAGTCCCTGGTGCCGTTCAAAGTTCCAGCTCGCCTGCAAAATCAGAAAGCGTAACCAGATATGAAGCCTTGTTTTCCAGGAAAAAGCCATCTTCACACCAGCCACATCAGCAAAAAAGCCATACCAAAAGAGGCACAGAACAGAGTAATGGACCGGCTGACATTAATTGTCCCCAAAATGACCGCAACACCGATCAGCGGCAACGCCAACTGGATCCAGCTGGACGAGTAAACCAACCCTTCCTCAATCAGCGGCCATAAAAACGGGATGATCAGCAGACCGCCCCCAAGAATGACGATATAGGTACTTAATGCAGCGACTGAGAAGCTCAACAACCCTTTTAAATGTTGCCGCTCCGCTCCCCGCAACGAGCCCCGTTCGATGGCCAGTTCCGCCAGTTCCGGCAGATGGTCGTTAAAACGCCGGGCCCGATGATCGAAATATTGTCCCAACTTTCCCAACGGCAGAGTCACCAGCAAACAAAACAGCGCCGGTTCCGGGCCGCTGATCGTGAACATGCGCGCCACCGTCACCGCCAGAACCGTTGCCGCAATGGAAACCTGCGTATCGTCAGGCGGAATCGCCGCGCCGACCGGAAGTCGCGCCAGCCACAACAGCTCCATCATGATCCCGACCTGCAGACCGATCAGTGGCTGGCCCAGCAACATCCCGGTCAACGGTGCGGCAACCAACGGTCGCGAGATCATGATCTGCAGAACCGCAACACGGTCCAATCCGCAGAGCAGCGCAACCAAAGCTCCGAGCAAGAGATCCTGAATAATCAATCCTTTTCCTTTATCAGGGGCGTCAATTTTTTCCAGGACCGTTCACTGTCTGCAGGGATACAGCGAGCGGAGATATCGACTCCCGCCTGATCAAGGAGTGCCAGGTCATCGACATCGGCTTCATCCAGAAAGACGGTGCAACACAGGCGGGCTTTGCCCTTGTCCGCATGCAGGTTACCCAGGTTCAAACGGTCGAATTCAAGACCGCTCCGATAAGCCCGCAGGGCATCGGCGGTGGTTCCGAACAATAGCAGAACCTTTTTGCGCTGGAGGGCTTCGGAGTTCAAAAGCGGGATAATTTCATCAATGGTGCCGATTTCCACCTGCAGCCGACTGGGAACTGAGGCCTGCATCATTATTTTTTTCAGTGGATTATGGGCCAGTTCATCATTGGCCACGACAATGCAATCGGCCTTGACAAACGGTACCCATGCTTCCAGGACCTGCCCATGGATCAAACGATTATCTATCCGTGTTAAAACCAGCGACATGTTTTCCCCTGTCAGGTTCTATCGATGTTACGCAACAATTCCATAGGTCTTATGATCGCATCCCGGGCATATTCTTTCAAGCGTCCAGCCAAATCTTCCAGAACCAATTCGTTTCTGGCTCCGGCACATTTGATCAGCATCGGCAGATTAACCCCGGTCAAAATTTCAATCGCCCCGGGCGCCAGAAACTCGGCGCTGATATTGGTCGGGGTCCCCCCGAACAGATCGGACAGGATCATCACCCCCTGGCCATCAATACCCACCTGGTCGATAGCCTGTTGCAATTCAGCCTTCGCATTGTCCACCGACATACTGCGATTGATGCTGATGGCCTTAACCTTGTCAAGCGGTCCCAAAATCAGTTCAGCGGCCTGCACCAGCTCAGCGGCCAGCCCGGCATGAGAAATCACCACAATACCTATCATGATTTACCCTTTATCGATATCACGATGATTCACTCTCAGCAGCACCTGTGTATCGGGAAACGCACCGTACAGGTCTTCGACAATCGATACGCTGCGATGCCTGCCCCCGGTACAACCGATGGCCAGAGTCAGATAACTCTTCCCCTCGGCCCGATAATGGGGAATCAGAAAAGCCAGTAGCGGATCCAGGTGCTTGCGAAACTCGCGACAGGTGGGCTGAGAGAGGACATAATCACGTAATACCGGATCAAGTCCGGTCAATGGTCTTAGCTCTTCAACATAATGCGGGTTGGGCAGAAAACGCACATCAAAAACCAGATCTGCGGCCGGCGGCAGGCCGTAGCGATAGCCGAAGGACTCCAGATTGACGATCAATAGCGGTTCCCGCTCTTCGCCCAGAAAAGACAGCACCAGATCCCGTAACTGCCGGGAGGTCAGGTTGCTGCTGTCAATCACCCTGGTGGCCGCATTTCGCAAGCGCAGCAGATATTGTCGCTCCCTCTGAACCCCGGCCTGGACCGACTCCGAATGGGCCAACGGATGAGAACGGCGGGTTTCCGAGTAGCGGCGCTGCAGGACCTCATCGGCGGCTTCGAAAAACAGGATATCCAGCTGATAGCCGGCCTCTTCCAACCCCTGAAAAATCCTGGCGTGGTCAACCAGAAAACCGCGATTACGGACATCAATGACCACCGCAAGGTCAGATTCGGCATTCAGCCCTTCTTCAGCGCGCCGCAAAAAATCCGGCAGCATCACCAGGGGCAGATTGTCGACTACGAAAAAGCCCTGATCTTCAAGTACACGCGCCGCCGTCGATTTTCCGGAGCCGGAAAGCCCGGTGATAATGACCAGCCGCTGGCTCATTCCAAATCATCTCCGATAATCGAATGGGAGTGCAGGTGGGCCGCTTCAGCCATACGTTTTTCCAACAATTCCTGAAATTCGCGGGCGCTGTGATAACCCATTTCTTTGAGCAGTTGGTTCCGCGCTGCAACTTCGACAATGGTGCTGATATTTCGCCCCGGTGCCACGGGGATACGGACAAACGGAAGCTCAACCCCATGCAGGTTGAAGGTTTGATCCTCCATCCCCAGGCGGTCGTACTCCTTATCATCCTCCCACTCGACCAGTTCCACAACCAGATCGATTTTTTTCCGCCCGCGAATTGCCGCGACCCCGAACAGATGTTTGATATTGAGGATACCGAGCCCCCGAACCTCCATATGGTGAGGCAGCAGATCCATCCCTTCGCCGAAAACAACGGAAGGCAGCTTGAATCTGACCTTGACAACATCATCCGCCACCAGGCGAAAACCACGTAAAATCAGTTCCAGCGCGCACTCGCTTTTGCCGATCCCGCTTTTCCCCTGAATCAGGACCCCCATGCCGAGGACATCGAGCAGAACCCCGTGCAGGGTTGAGGTCGGCAGTAACCGTTCCTCGAGAAAACGCGTGATCAGGGAAATAAAATGGGAGCTGAGATGGTCGGTCCGCAACAACGGAGTGCGCCCGGCATTGGCGCTTTCGAGGAGATAGTCGGGAACCTCCTGGCCTTTGGTAATCACCAGGCAGGAAAGCTGGTATTGACACAGCTTTCGAACCTGCTCGCGGGCTTTCTCTTCCGGCATATGCGCCAGAAAGCTCAGTTCGGTTGTCCCCAAAACCTGGACCCGGTCCGGATGCAGACTGCTCATGTAACCGGCCAGCGCAAGGCCGGGTTTTTGAATCCTTGGCACGGAGACACAGTTGTCCAAGCCAGCCCCCCCGGCCAACAGCTCCAGGTTCAGACCGGCTTCCTTTTCATCGAGAATGTCCTGTATCGAAAGCTTCGGCATAAGGTTCGGATTCAATCAACCACGGGCATGGCCCTAAAAAAGTTAGCGGATTCGGGAGGCAAGCATCAGGAAGGTTAGCCCTCTTCTTCAAGAATAATCTGGTAAATCGCATCCTGATCGGCAGCGTCCAGTAATTTTTTTCTCACCTTGGAGTCTTTCAGCAGCTTGGAAATCCTGGCCAGGGTTTTCAGATGAACGCCTACGGACTCCTCTGGAGCGATCAGCAGAAAAAACAGGTAGGCCGGCTGGCCATCCATCGACTCAAAATCGACCCCGCCCTTGCTCCGGCCGAACACCAGCTTCAGCTCCGGGATTCCCGCCAGTTTGCCGTGCGGAATGGCGACCCCATCACCGATCCCGGTGCTGCCAAGTTTTTCACGCTCCTCCAGAACAGCAATAACCTCATCGCGGTTCAGAGAGGGCTCACAGTCAATCAGCGCGTCCGTGAGTTCGGCAAGAGTTCCGGTCTTGTCCTTGGCCTTAAGATCAGCGACGATAGCCTGGGGATTCAGTAGTTCAGAAATGTTCATAATCACAATCTTATTCGGTCAGCAATAAAAAAGCACGGGTCTTTTCCCATTTCTGGGAAAAGACCCGCATCCACAAATATGGTTAACTTCCTTGAGGAACGATCAAACCGTAGTTGCCATCTTTGCGACGGTAAACCACATTCATCTCCTCGGAATGGTCATCGGTAAAAACCAGGAACTCTTTGTCCAGCAGGTCCATCTGCATCACCGCTTCTTCAACCGACATCGGTTTGACAAAAAACGAATGGCTGCGGATAATTTCCGGATTGCCGCCTCCGTCATCAACACTCGGTCCCGAGATAATCGATTTTTCAACCAGCCGCTGATTGGCCGTGGTTCCTTTATGTTCTTTTAATTTTTCCTTGTACTTTTTGAGCTGCCGTTCAATTTTATCGACCATCAGATCAATGGCAGCATACATATCATCTTTTTCTTCCATGCTTTTCATGGTCAGGCCCTTGGCCACCATGGTCACTTCAGCACGGTGATAGATTTTTTTCTGAACGGATAAAACAACTTGAGCGTCAATCGGCTCGTCAATATACTTTTTGACCCGGGCCAGTTTCTCTTCCACATAGCTACGAACGGCATCACTGCTTTCCATATGACGGAAGGTAACGGCAATTTGCATAAGACAACCTCCTTGCGGTAACAGGCTCCGGCCTAGTGCCAGGCTCTTCTTTGGATTATAGCGTAGAATGGCGCCTGAGACATCCTTCTATCCGCAACAGAATTCCTAATCCGTATTCAAAACAGCCGTTTTCGTTCCGTCGAGGAACCGAGCCCGAGCATTTCCCGGTATTTGGTGACTGTCCGTCGAGCGATATTGATATCCTGGTCTTTCAACAAGGCAACAATTTTCTGATCGGAATAGGGCTTCTTCGGATCTTCTGCGGCAATGATCTCTTTGATTTTGCTCTTCACGCTTTCGGAAGCAACGGCATCACCATCGGCGGTATTGATGCCGCTATTGAAAAAGAATTTCAGTTCAAAAAGCCCCTGTGGAGTCTGCACATATTTATTGGTCGTGACCCTGCTGACCGTGGATTCGTGCATCTCGATGTCCTCTGCGACATCCCTTAACACCAGAGGCTTGAGGTATTCGATGCCATGGTCGAAAAACTCTCTTTGAAATTTGACGATGCTTTTTGTGACTTTGTAGATGGTGCGCTGGCGCTGATGAATACTCTTGATCAACCAGACCGCGCTACGCATTTTATCCTGAATATATTCACCGGCCTTTTTGTCGACCGCATTCGAATCGGTCAGGGCGTTGCGATAAAAGGAGTTGATGCGCAGATTTGGCAGGCCCTCGTCATTCTGGGTGACCACATATTCGTCACCAACCTTATGTACGAAGATATCCGGAACGATGTAATGGACCTCTTCTTCATTGTAGGCCCGCCCCGGTCGGGGATCGAGATCGGAGATCAACTTGGCGGCACCGAGCACATCATCGAGCACATCATCGAGCGAAACCTTGAGCGCCTTGGCTATCGCCGGATATTTCCGGCCTTCCAGTTCGCTCAGGCAATCACGCAGGATGAGCGCAGCAAGGGAATCACCGAGGTCCATCCGTTCCAACTGCAGCAACAGACATTCCTGCAGATTACGGCAGGCCACCCCGGCGGGGTCAAACTGCTGAACCTTCTTCAGGACAGCCTCAACCTCTTCCGGGGCAGTTTGGGTGGAAGCGGACAATTCTTCCAGGCTGGCATGAAGATATCCCGACTCATCGAGGTTGCCGATGATCTCAGCGGCCAGCAGCCTCTCCTTCTCGGCAAAGGCCGACAACCCGAGTTGCCAGAGCAGATGATCATTGAGGCTTTCCTGTTTGGTTAACAGGCTTTCGTAAGAGGGGCGTTCCTCCTGATCCTCATAATTATCGCGGCTGTCGCTGCTGTTCAGACTGTAGCCTTCCAGATAGGTCTGCCAGTCAATGTCGTTCATCCCTTCCTCTTCACCCTTTAATTCCTGCTCCGGGGAAGCCTCGGTTACGGCACCGCTGTCCTCTTCCGTGGCAACGGTCTCATCGCGCTCCTCTTTCGGATCAAGCCCCTCCTCCAGCAACGGGTTTTCAGCCAACTCCTGTGTGACGACATCCACCAGCTCCATGCGCGAAAGCTGAAGCAGCTTGATGGCCTGCTGCAACTGAGGGGTCATCACCAGCTGTTGGCTGAGTTTAACTTGTAAACGAAGATCAAGAGCCATAATTTGTTTCAGTCCATGTCATGATCGATTAACAAACAGTCATTGGGTCACTGAAGACAATCTCATCCGCCTCAAGGTCAGAGCCGAAATTTGTCTCCAAGGTAAATTTCCCGGGCCACGGGGCTTGCCGCAATCGCCTCGGGAGTACCGAATTCAAGAACATGCCCTCGGTTCAGGATATAAGCCTGATCGCAAACCCCCAAAGTTTCGCGGACATTGTGGTCAGAAATCAGAATGCCGATACCCCGGTCCTTGAGCTGGGAAATAATATTCTGGATATCGATCACGGCAATCGGATCGATACCGGCAAAGGGTTCATCCAAAAGAAGAAACGCAGGATCGAGAACCAGTGAGCGGGCGATCTCAACCCGCCGCCGTTCCCCCCCGGACAACGCATACCCTTTTGAATTGCGGATATGACCGATATTCAGGTCTTCCAGCAACGCTTCCAGGCGCTGTTGCTGTTCGCCAGCGGTCAAGCGCAGGGTTTCAATAATCGCCAACAGATTCTCCGCAACCGTCAATTTGCGAAACACCGAGGCCTCCTGAGGCAGATAGGAGATCCCGGCGCGAGCCCGCCGATACATGGGCAGGTCGGTGATATTGCGGTCATCAAGGAAGACCGCCCCCTGATCTGGCCGCGCCAGCCCAACCACCATATAGAAACTGGTCGTCTTGCCTGCACCGTTCGGCCCCAGCAGGCCGATCACCTGGCCGGAAGCCACGCTCAGATCGACCCCGCAAACAACCTCCCGGCCGGCATAGGTCTTCCGCAGGCCGGTCGCCTTCAGCTGCCTTTTCACCGGGCGCCGTCCTGCTTCTTGGCGGGAATGATCAGCGCCTTGACCCGGCCGCTGCCGGAACTTTTGACGACACTCCGGTTTTCCTTAAGATAGACGGTGATCTCATCCCCGACAATCCGGTTTTCGCCCTGTTGCAGTTGTGCGTTCCCCTGCAGTTCCAGGACCTGCTCCGGTTGCTTGAAGATGGCTTTATCCGCAGTCGCGATCCGGCCCTGCTGGGTGATCTTGACCTGTCCGACCGCTTCCATACGCTCCACCTGGCTCTGGTCGGCATTGAAAAACACAGTCAGTTGCTTCGCGTT encodes the following:
- the hpf gene encoding ribosome hibernation-promoting factor, HPF/YfiA family, encoding MQIAVTFRHMESSDAVRSYVEEKLARVKKYIDEPIDAQVVLSVQKKIYHRAEVTMVAKGLTMKSMEEKDDMYAAIDLMVDKIERQLKKYKEKLKEHKGTTANQRLVEKSIISGPSVDDGGGNPEIIRSHSFFVKPMSVEEAVMQMDLLDKEFLVFTDDHSEEMNVVYRRKDGNYGLIVPQGS
- a CDS encoding PTS sugar transporter subunit IIB, translating into MSLVLTRIDNRLIHGQVLEAWVPFVKADCIVVANDELAHNPLKKIMMQASVPSRLQVEIGTIDEIIPLLNSEALQRKKVLLLFGTTADALRAYRSGLEFDRLNLGNLHADKGKARLCCTVFLDEADVDDLALLDQAGVDISARCIPADSERSWKKLTPLIKEKD
- a CDS encoding PTS sugar transporter subunit IIC; this encodes MIIQDLLLGALVALLCGLDRVAVLQIMISRPLVAAPLTGMLLGQPLIGLQVGIMMELLWLARLPVGAAIPPDDTQVSIAATVLAVTVARMFTISGPEPALFCLLVTLPLGKLGQYFDHRARRFNDHLPELAELAIERGSLRGAERQHLKGLLSFSVAALSTYIVILGGGLLIIPFLWPLIEEGLVYSSSWIQLALPLIGVAVILGTINVSRSITLFCASFGMAFLLMWLV
- a CDS encoding HPr family phosphocarrier protein — translated: MLSRNFTIKNRLGLHARAAAQLVQTANKFSSEVTLIKDEVEVNGKSIMGILLLAAPQGTDIEVTVAGSDEDQAMVRIAALIEDGFGED
- the ptsP gene encoding phosphoenolpyruvate--protein phosphotransferase, with amino-acid sequence MALAKIEITQDTYLVGIGVSPGISIGEVCLLASRPAIDAAEISPDLVDTELQRFRSALNQAREQLNNIKRAVSKQEHLREHLYILETHLLILDDDMLVKGTEQAIRKLLNAEAALSRTLDKLRALFDNIEDEYLRERRSDVDAVGDRLLRILAGASERSLGQIGRRSLVVAHDLSPAETMQMDRSNILGFLTDKGGRTSHTAILARSLDIPAIVGLENITALVTERMPIIIDGSSGVVVLNPSPATVQEYRNRKQSFEDLERELERLRELPGRTTDNCTIALRGNLELPGEFALACKHAAEGVGLFRTEFLYLGRSTPPSEEEQFQTYCQVLQIMPEHPVTIRTLDIGGDKFVPELNLADECNPAMGLRAIRFSLREVTLFRIQLRAILRASHYGKVRIMFPMISGVAEIRACKRMLRDAAVELEQEGLKYDPDLEVGIMVETPSAVLIAPLLAREVDFFSVGTNDLIQYCLAVDRGNEYVAYLYDPLHPAILRALKATCDAANNAGIHVCICGEMAGEPLYAMVLVGLGFHELSMNPSCVPRVKRVLRQVSRRDGELLVEKLLQLATSKEVSCQIDEDMRKLLPDIFDRPII
- a CDS encoding PTS sugar transporter subunit IIA, producing the protein MNISELLNPQAIVADLKAKDKTGTLAELTDALIDCEPSLNRDEVIAVLEEREKLGSTGIGDGVAIPHGKLAGIPELKLVFGRSKGGVDFESMDGQPAYLFFLLIAPEESVGVHLKTLARISKLLKDSKVRKKLLDAADQDAIYQIILEEEG
- a CDS encoding PTS sugar transporter subunit IIA, whose amino-acid sequence is MIGIVVISHAGLAAELVQAAELILGPLDKVKAISINRSMSVDNAKAELQQAIDQVGIDGQGVMILSDLFGGTPTNISAEFLAPGAIEILTGVNLPMLIKCAGARNELVLEDLAGRLKEYARDAIIRPMELLRNIDRT
- the lptB gene encoding LPS export ABC transporter ATP-binding protein encodes the protein MKRQLKATGLRKTYAGREVVCGVDLSVASGQVIGLLGPNGAGKTTSFYMVVGLARPDQGAVFLDDRNITDLPMYRRARAGISYLPQEASVFRKLTVAENLLAIIETLRLTAGEQQQRLEALLEDLNIGHIRNSKGYALSGGERRRVEIARSLVLDPAFLLLDEPFAGIDPIAVIDIQNIISQLKDRGIGILISDHNVRETLGVCDQAYILNRGHVLEFGTPEAIAASPVAREIYLGDKFRL
- the rapZ gene encoding RNase adapter RapZ, giving the protein MSQRLVIITGLSGSGKSTAARVLEDQGFFVVDNLPLVMLPDFLRRAEEGLNAESDLAVVIDVRNRGFLVDHARIFQGLEEAGYQLDILFFEAADEVLQRRYSETRRSHPLAHSESVQAGVQRERQYLLRLRNAATRVIDSSNLTSRQLRDLVLSFLGEEREPLLIVNLESFGYRYGLPPAADLVFDVRFLPNPHYVEELRPLTGLDPVLRDYVLSQPTCREFRKHLDPLLAFLIPHYRAEGKSYLTLAIGCTGGRHRSVSIVEDLYGAFPDTQVLLRVNHRDIDKG
- the hprK gene encoding HPr(Ser) kinase/phosphatase; this encodes MPKLSIQDILDEKEAGLNLELLAGGAGLDNCVSVPRIQKPGLALAGYMSSLHPDRVQVLGTTELSFLAHMPEEKAREQVRKLCQYQLSCLVITKGQEVPDYLLESANAGRTPLLRTDHLSSHFISLITRFLEERLLPTSTLHGVLLDVLGMGVLIQGKSGIGKSECALELILRGFRLVADDVVKVRFKLPSVVFGEGMDLLPHHMEVRGLGILNIKHLFGVAAIRGRKKIDLVVELVEWEDDKEYDRLGMEDQTFNLHGVELPFVRIPVAPGRNISTIVEVAARNQLLKEMGYHSAREFQELLEKRMAEAAHLHSHSIIGDDLE
- the lptA gene encoding lipopolysaccharide transport periplasmic protein LptA; the encoded protein is MLKRLLALLVFIPFLMVAFAGAAQTFSGLQADQPVEVTSTRLEVFQAERKTVFSGDVVATQGDFVLNAKQLTVFFNADQSQVERMEAVGQVKITQQGRIATADKAIFKQPEQVLELQGNAQLQQGENRIVGDEITVYLKENRSVVKSSGSGRVKALIIPAKKQDGAR
- the rpoN gene encoding RNA polymerase factor sigma-54, which gives rise to MALDLRLQVKLSQQLVMTPQLQQAIKLLQLSRMELVDVVTQELAENPLLEEGLDPKEERDETVATEEDSGAVTEASPEQELKGEEEGMNDIDWQTYLEGYSLNSSDSRDNYEDQEERPSYESLLTKQESLNDHLLWQLGLSAFAEKERLLAAEIIGNLDESGYLHASLEELSASTQTAPEEVEAVLKKVQQFDPAGVACRNLQECLLLQLERMDLGDSLAALILRDCLSELEGRKYPAIAKALKVSLDDVLDDVLGAAKLISDLDPRPGRAYNEEEVHYIVPDIFVHKVGDEYVVTQNDEGLPNLRINSFYRNALTDSNAVDKKAGEYIQDKMRSAVWLIKSIHQRQRTIYKVTKSIVKFQREFFDHGIEYLKPLVLRDVAEDIEMHESTVSRVTTNKYVQTPQGLFELKFFFNSGINTADGDAVASESVKSKIKEIIAAEDPKKPYSDQKIVALLKDQDINIARRTVTKYREMLGLGSSTERKRLF
- a CDS encoding PTS system mannose/fructose/sorbose family transporter subunit IID; its protein translation is MAFSWKTRLHIWLRFLILQASWNFERHQGLGFFYALLPGLRKLYSGSQLLAVARRYVGYFNTHPYLTPLVAGAVLKLEEKQAAGDTPAVDIDDFKEIVAAPYAAIGDALFWGGLRPLAAGVSLFFAVKGFLWSSLVFLLLFNLVPFWFRTVFFARGYRQGMNSVEFIQQNSLPDWAIHTKEAAVVVLGGLSAFMVFSHLGRQSLATWLGLLTLLPMVLLAYLARKGVSTLWMIYIIALIIFMAGLFWADVIQWLEM